The Euphorbia lathyris chromosome 3, ddEupLath1.1, whole genome shotgun sequence genome contains a region encoding:
- the LOC136221576 gene encoding uncharacterized protein isoform X3 — translation MEHDRLNTPSTSAVTLEVLGYQLQFCQDPNSNHLGTTVWDASMVLVKFLEKNCRKGRFCPSKLKGKRVIELGAGCGVAGFGMALLGCDVVATDQIEVLPLLTRNIDRNTSRIKQMDTNSDSFGSIKAAELDWGNEDHTRAVDPPFDYIIGTDVVYAEHLMEPLLQSIFALSGPKTTILDMRSDLPVFMSGCLICGKETSKSKLFQKPRWIVSISTQAYSFTSWD, via the exons ATGGAGCATGACAG GTTAAATACACCTAGCACCTCTGCAGTGACTCTTGAAGTTTTGGGCTATCAATTGCAATTCTGTCAG GATCCAAATTCTAATCATTTAGGGACTACAGTTTGGGATGCGTCAATGGTACTTGTCAAATTTCTG GAAAAAAATTGCAGAAAGGGCCGGTTTTGCCCTTCAAAACTCAAAGGAAAACGTGTTATTGAACTTGGGGCTGGTTGTGGAGTAGCGGGATTTG GAATGGCGCTGCTCGGTTGTGATGTTGTTGCGACTGACCAAATTGAGGTGTTGCCATTGCTAACACGCAATATAGATCGTAATACCTCAAGAATCAAGCAGATGGATACTAATTCAG ATTCATTTGGTTCAATCAAAGCGGCAGAATTAGACTGGGGAAATGAGGATCATACTAGGGCTGTTGATCCACCATTTGACTACATCATTGGCACTGATGTT GTTTATGCGGAGCATCTCATGGAACCACTATTGCAGTCAATATTTGCCTTATCAGGACCAAAAACAACAATTTTG GACATGAGATCCGATCTACCAGTGTTCATGAGCGGATGCTTAATCTGTGGAAAAGAAACTTCGAAGTCAAAATTGTTCCAAAAACCAAG
- the LOC136221576 gene encoding uncharacterized protein isoform X4: MEHDRLNTPSTSAVTLEVLGYQLQFCQDPNSNHLGTTVWDASMVLVKFLEKNCRKGRFCPSKLKGKRVIELGAGCGVAGFGMALLGCDVVATDQIEVLPLLTRNIDRNTSRIKQMDTNSDSFGSIKAAELDWGNEDHTRAVDPPFDYIIGTDVVYAEHLMEPLLQSIFALSGPKTTILIGHEIRSTSVHERMLNLWKRNFEVKIVPKTKVLFDDG; encoded by the exons ATGGAGCATGACAG GTTAAATACACCTAGCACCTCTGCAGTGACTCTTGAAGTTTTGGGCTATCAATTGCAATTCTGTCAG GATCCAAATTCTAATCATTTAGGGACTACAGTTTGGGATGCGTCAATGGTACTTGTCAAATTTCTG GAAAAAAATTGCAGAAAGGGCCGGTTTTGCCCTTCAAAACTCAAAGGAAAACGTGTTATTGAACTTGGGGCTGGTTGTGGAGTAGCGGGATTTG GAATGGCGCTGCTCGGTTGTGATGTTGTTGCGACTGACCAAATTGAGGTGTTGCCATTGCTAACACGCAATATAGATCGTAATACCTCAAGAATCAAGCAGATGGATACTAATTCAG ATTCATTTGGTTCAATCAAAGCGGCAGAATTAGACTGGGGAAATGAGGATCATACTAGGGCTGTTGATCCACCATTTGACTACATCATTGGCACTGATGTT GTTTATGCGGAGCATCTCATGGAACCACTATTGCAGTCAATATTTGCCTTATCAGGACCAAAAACAACAATTTTG ATAGGACATGAGATCCGATCTACCAGTGTTCATGAGCGGATGCTTAATCTGTGGAAAAGAAACTTCGAAGTCAAAATTGTTCCAAAAACCAAGGTACTTTTTGATG